A genomic region of Deinococcus sp. KSM4-11 contains the following coding sequences:
- a CDS encoding FAD-dependent oxidoreductase, producing MTVEAHTDIAVVGAGPAGLSAALNAARSGQTVTLIDAQPGRGGQIWRGAKVDTPHPAATLLHALDACPNVRWPGQTEIAWVEASGDDRTLILHGPDGLTRLHTGRVILATGAVERFLPFPGWTLPGVTGAGALQAMVKAGLDVRGARVVVAGSGPLLLAVAAGLRQAGARVLGIAEQAPLASAARFGLAAARLGGKARESAGLAWALRGVGYWPGTYPVLAEGNGTLERVTLRRAGRNTTLDCEWLAVGFGLVPETRVAALLGCALTDSGAVQVDAWGQTSVRGVYAAGEITGVGGVDKALHEGTVAGCAASGQIERLRDAAATSARHSAFQAALDRAFTLRPELRELPAPHTVICRCEDVTHAQLRTQAGWTDAKLQTRCGMGACQGRVCGPATEALYGWRFSGVRPPLTPLPISDLLTPP from the coding sequence ATGACCGTTGAGGCGCACACGGACATCGCCGTGGTCGGCGCCGGACCGGCCGGGTTGAGCGCGGCCCTGAATGCCGCGCGTTCCGGCCAGACGGTCACCCTGATCGACGCACAGCCCGGACGGGGCGGGCAGATCTGGCGCGGCGCGAAGGTCGACACGCCCCATCCGGCGGCGACGCTGCTGCATGCCCTGGACGCCTGCCCGAACGTGCGCTGGCCGGGACAGACGGAGATCGCGTGGGTGGAGGCCTCAGGCGACGACCGGACGCTGATCCTGCATGGGCCGGACGGACTGACCCGCCTGCACACGGGCCGCGTGATCCTGGCCACGGGCGCCGTGGAGCGCTTCCTGCCCTTTCCCGGCTGGACCCTTCCCGGCGTGACCGGCGCCGGGGCACTCCAAGCGATGGTGAAGGCCGGGCTGGACGTGCGGGGCGCGCGGGTCGTGGTGGCGGGCAGTGGGCCGCTGCTGCTGGCGGTCGCGGCGGGTCTGCGCCAGGCCGGAGCCCGAGTGCTGGGCATCGCCGAGCAGGCGCCGCTGGCGAGCGCAGCCCGCTTCGGGCTGGCAGCGGCGCGGCTGGGCGGCAAGGCGCGCGAGTCCGCCGGTCTGGCATGGGCGCTGCGCGGCGTGGGCTACTGGCCGGGCACGTATCCCGTTCTGGCCGAGGGAAACGGCACGCTGGAGCGCGTGACCCTGCGCCGCGCCGGCCGGAACACGACCCTGGACTGCGAGTGGCTGGCCGTGGGCTTCGGTCTGGTGCCCGAGACGCGCGTGGCGGCGCTGCTGGGCTGCGCCCTGACCGACTCCGGAGCGGTGCAGGTGGATGCCTGGGGCCAGACGAGCGTGCGCGGCGTCTACGCGGCGGGCGAGATCACGGGCGTGGGCGGCGTGGACAAGGCGCTGCACGAGGGCACCGTGGCTGGATGTGCGGCCAGCGGGCAGATCGAGCGCCTGCGCGACGCGGCAGCCACCTCGGCCCGGCACTCTGCCTTCCAGGCGGCGCTGGATCGCGCGTTCACCCTCCGCCCCGAACTACGGGAGCTGCCCGCTCCGCACACCGTCATCTGCCGTTGTGAGGACGTCACCCACGCGCAGCTCCGCACCCAGGCCGGATGGACCGATGCCAAGCTCCAGACGCGCTGCGGCATGGGCGCGTGCCAGGGCCGGGTGTGCGGGCCAGCCACGGAGGCGCTGTACGGTTGGCGCTTCAGCGGTGTCCGCCCACCTCTGACGCCCCTGCCGATATCCGACCTGCTCACCCCGCCGTAA
- a CDS encoding DMT family transporter: protein MRLKTLPPLPAVALAMLSIQGGAVFAKMLFPQVGPTGATALRAGLGFLLLLALFRPNLRALNRADWLAIVPYGAVLGIMNLVFYQALDRLPLGLAVTLEFVGPLGVALFLSRRAVDFVWVALAALGIALIAPHSTATAHGVDPLGVALALLAGAFWGAYILLGGVVGRRVPGVTGVTAGLLVASVISVPLGVAHAGTALLSLPVLAAGLGVAALSAALPFSLEMSALRRLPARTFGIMMSVEPAFGALSGLIFLHEHLTLTQWLAMLCVIVASAGVQLTQQRTDLPLVA, encoded by the coding sequence GTGCGTCTGAAGACCTTGCCCCCACTGCCCGCCGTGGCGCTGGCCATGCTGAGCATCCAGGGGGGCGCGGTTTTCGCGAAGATGCTCTTCCCGCAGGTCGGCCCCACCGGCGCGACCGCCCTGCGCGCCGGCCTGGGCTTCCTGCTGCTGCTGGCGCTGTTCCGGCCAAACCTGCGGGCCCTGAACCGCGCCGACTGGCTGGCCATCGTGCCCTACGGAGCGGTGCTGGGGATCATGAATCTGGTGTTCTACCAGGCGCTCGACCGGCTGCCGCTTGGGCTGGCCGTGACGCTGGAGTTCGTGGGGCCGCTGGGCGTGGCCCTGTTCCTGTCGCGGCGCGCCGTGGATTTCGTGTGGGTGGCCCTCGCGGCGCTCGGGATCGCGCTGATCGCTCCTCACAGCACCGCCACGGCCCATGGTGTCGATCCACTGGGCGTGGCGCTGGCCCTGCTGGCCGGGGCCTTCTGGGGCGCCTACATCCTGCTGGGGGGCGTGGTGGGCCGCCGCGTGCCCGGTGTGACCGGCGTGACGGCCGGACTGCTGGTCGCCTCGGTGATCAGCGTGCCCCTCGGGGTGGCGCATGCGGGCACGGCGCTGCTCTCGCTGCCGGTGCTGGCGGCCGGGCTGGGGGTCGCAGCCCTTTCGGCGGCGTTGCCGTTCAGCCTGGAGATGAGCGCCCTGCGCCGCCTGCCCGCCCGCACCTTCGGCATCATGATGAGCGTCGAACCGGCGTTCGGAGCGCTCAGCGGCCTGATCTTCCTGCACGAGCACCTGACGCTCACCCAGTGGCTGGCGATGCTGTGCGTGATCGTGGCGAGTGCCGGCGTGCAGCTGACCCAGCAACGGACGGACCTGCCCCTCGTGGCCTGA
- a CDS encoding (2Fe-2S)-binding protein: MPELWIEGRAVRVPDGSSVLAALQNAGIRTLRQSLSGEPRGALCGMGSCLECRALVDGRVVRTCLTPVRDGQHITLFAEGVHDR; this comes from the coding sequence ATGCCTGAACTGTGGATCGAGGGGCGGGCCGTGAGAGTTCCCGACGGTTCGAGCGTACTGGCCGCCCTCCAGAACGCGGGGATCCGGACGCTGCGCCAGAGCCTGAGCGGCGAACCGCGCGGCGCCCTGTGCGGCATGGGCAGCTGTCTGGAATGCCGCGCCCTGGTGGATGGACGTGTCGTCCGCACCTGCCTGACGCCCGTGCGCGATGGCCAGCACATCACCCTGTTCGCCGAGGGCGTCCATGACCGTTGA
- a CDS encoding aldehyde dehydrogenase (NADP(+)): MTARDFRGINPATGDALEPPYPVTDAATLEATVQSAASAADAYARTSGARRAEFLTAAAANLEALGEDIVARAMLETALPEARLRGELARTSNQLRLFAHVAQEGSWVEARLDRPDAARMPPKPDLRSMRVPLGPVVVFGASNFPLAFSVAGGDTTSALAAGCPVIVKAHPAHPGTSELAARAISEAARTSGLPEGVFGIVYDDGYGAGLTLTRHPLVQAVAFTGSRAGGLALLQAAQARPVPIPVYAEMSSVNPVVFTVAGLAQGGDALATALAASISGSGGQLCTQPGLLFVPEGETGDAFLQATATQLDQTPACTLLTRGINTAFNQGTVRLRVHPGVTAITAVPSTDTGAQAQLYSVPARDFTPDLEAEVFGPVSLAVRYDDIGEVATLVRGLEGQLTATLHADPEELSRLGDLLAALQNRAGRVLFGGFPTGVEVGHAVVHGGPFPATSIGSGTSVGTHAITRFTRLLAYQNFPDAALPPALQAANPLNLLRRVDGDWSREPV; the protein is encoded by the coding sequence ATGACGGCCCGCGACTTCAGGGGCATCAACCCCGCGACGGGCGACGCGCTGGAGCCGCCCTACCCGGTGACGGACGCCGCCACCCTGGAGGCGACGGTGCAGTCCGCGGCGTCTGCCGCCGACGCGTATGCAAGGACGTCAGGTGCACGGCGGGCCGAGTTCCTGACCGCCGCCGCCGCCAACCTGGAAGCGCTGGGAGAGGACATCGTCGCGCGGGCCATGCTGGAAACGGCGCTGCCCGAGGCCCGGCTGCGCGGTGAACTGGCCCGGACATCGAACCAGTTGCGGCTGTTCGCCCACGTGGCCCAGGAAGGGTCGTGGGTGGAGGCCCGCCTGGATCGCCCGGACGCAGCCCGAATGCCCCCGAAGCCCGATCTGCGTTCCATGCGCGTGCCGCTCGGGCCGGTGGTCGTGTTCGGTGCGAGCAACTTCCCCCTGGCCTTCTCGGTGGCCGGTGGCGATACCACCTCCGCGCTGGCGGCAGGCTGCCCGGTAATCGTCAAGGCGCACCCGGCACATCCGGGGACGTCCGAACTGGCAGCGCGGGCGATCTCGGAGGCGGCACGCACCAGCGGTCTGCCTGAAGGCGTGTTCGGTATCGTCTACGACGATGGATACGGCGCCGGACTGACCCTGACGCGGCACCCGCTCGTCCAGGCCGTGGCCTTCACCGGCTCCCGCGCGGGGGGGCTGGCGCTTCTCCAGGCGGCGCAGGCCCGTCCCGTTCCCATTCCCGTGTATGCCGAGATGAGTTCCGTCAATCCGGTGGTGTTCACCGTCGCGGGCCTGGCACAGGGCGGAGACGCTCTGGCAACGGCGCTGGCGGCCAGTATCAGCGGTTCCGGTGGGCAGCTCTGCACGCAGCCGGGCCTGCTGTTCGTACCAGAAGGGGAAACAGGCGATGCGTTCTTGCAGGCGACTGCCACGCAGCTCGACCAGACGCCAGCCTGCACTCTCCTGACGCGCGGCATCAACACCGCTTTCAACCAGGGAACGGTACGCCTCCGGGTGCATCCCGGCGTGACCGCGATCACCGCCGTTCCATCCACCGACACGGGCGCACAGGCCCAGCTCTACAGCGTCCCCGCCCGCGACTTCACGCCCGACCTGGAGGCCGAGGTGTTCGGCCCGGTCAGCCTCGCGGTTCGCTATGACGACATTGGCGAGGTGGCGACCCTGGTACGCGGCCTGGAAGGGCAGCTGACGGCCACTCTGCACGCCGATCCGGAAGAACTCTCGCGGCTGGGCGACCTGCTGGCCGCCCTCCAGAACCGGGCCGGGCGGGTGCTGTTCGGCGGCTTTCCCACGGGCGTGGAGGTTGGGCACGCCGTGGTGCACGGCGGCCCCTTCCCCGCCACCAGCATCGGCTCGGGCACCAGCGTGGGCACGCACGCCATCACGCGCTTCACGCGCCTGTTGGCCTACCAGAACTTCCCGGACGCGGCCCTGCCGCCCGCCCTCCAGGCGGCCAACCCCCTGAACCTCCTGCGACGGGTCGATGGCGACTGGAGCCGGGAACCCGTGTAA
- a CDS encoding dihydrodipicolinate synthase family protein translates to MTTPTTFQGVFPAITTPFNADGRVDHGFLHEHARWMMTAGNVGMIPLGSLGEGNTLDFPEKTAILETLVDALGDAPVIPGIASLSTHGAVQLAQAARDIGCRGLMVLPPYVYTSDWREMKAHVATVLAATELPVILYNNPIAYRTDFLAPQVAELAAEHANLRGVKESSGDARRVTALRAALPDSVDILVGLDDMALEGVAAGATGWVAGLVNAYPAESVKLFELARAGDWAAARDLYTWFLPLLRLDTVNKFVQLIKFVQEEVGHGSARVRAPRLELTDEEQAMVRGLLRAAQA, encoded by the coding sequence ATGACCACGCCGACCACGTTCCAGGGAGTCTTTCCCGCCATCACCACGCCCTTTAATGCAGACGGCAGAGTCGATCACGGATTCCTGCACGAACACGCCCGCTGGATGATGACGGCCGGGAATGTCGGCATGATTCCGCTGGGCTCGCTGGGCGAGGGCAACACGCTGGACTTCCCGGAAAAGACCGCCATCCTGGAGACACTGGTGGACGCCCTCGGGGACGCTCCCGTGATCCCCGGCATTGCCAGCCTGTCCACGCACGGCGCGGTGCAGCTTGCGCAGGCCGCGCGCGACATCGGCTGCCGGGGCCTGATGGTGCTGCCGCCCTACGTGTACACCAGCGACTGGCGCGAGATGAAGGCCCACGTGGCGACCGTGCTGGCCGCGACCGAGCTGCCGGTGATCCTGTACAACAACCCCATCGCGTACCGCACGGACTTCCTGGCCCCACAGGTCGCGGAACTGGCGGCCGAACACGCGAACCTGCGCGGCGTGAAGGAATCCAGCGGCGACGCCCGACGGGTCACGGCCCTGCGCGCGGCCCTGCCGGACAGCGTGGATATCCTGGTCGGCCTGGACGACATGGCGCTTGAGGGCGTCGCGGCGGGTGCCACCGGGTGGGTGGCTGGCCTCGTGAACGCCTACCCGGCCGAGAGCGTGAAGCTGTTCGAGCTGGCCCGCGCCGGGGACTGGGCAGCGGCGCGCGACCTGTACACCTGGTTCCTGCCACTGCTGCGCCTGGACACGGTGAACAAGTTCGTGCAGCTCATCAAGTTCGTGCAGGAGGAGGTCGGGCATGGCAGCGCCCGCGTGCGCGCTCCGCGCCTGGAACTGACCGACGAGGAGCAGGCGATGGTGCGCGGACTGCTGCGGGCCGCGCAGGCATGA
- a CDS encoding FAD-binding oxidoreductase, which produces MTSGLRAVVVGGGMVGAACADVLARHGAAVTVVESGPVGGGATAAGMGHLVVMDDSPAQLALTARSLELWAALAPTLPAAADYRECGTVWVASDDEELAAVQPKQAAYRASGRTAEVLDADELAGLEPSLRPGLAGGLHVPGDAVVYAPVAAAFLLERSGATLIHAAVVGLEDGAVRLGDGSRLSAELIVVAGGIGSLALLPQLPLRQRKGHLLITERGGLDVTHQLVELGYLKSAHASDADSVAFNVQPRPTGQLLIGSSRQFDQPDPDLDWRLLRRMLERAQAYLPGVASLSALRVWTGQRCATPDHLPLIGWHGERAGVYVATGHEGLGITTALGTAELLAAQVFGTSSALTAFDFGVGRFHGARWPEAVHA; this is translated from the coding sequence ATGACGTCCGGTCTGCGCGCGGTCGTGGTCGGGGGCGGCATGGTCGGCGCGGCGTGCGCGGACGTCCTGGCCCGGCACGGGGCGGCGGTCACCGTGGTCGAGTCCGGCCCGGTGGGCGGCGGGGCGACGGCGGCGGGCATGGGCCATCTGGTCGTCATGGACGACAGTCCCGCGCAACTGGCCCTCACGGCGCGCAGCCTGGAACTGTGGGCTGCACTGGCCCCGACGCTGCCTGCCGCCGCCGACTACCGCGAGTGCGGCACGGTCTGGGTCGCCAGCGACGACGAGGAACTGGCCGCCGTGCAGCCCAAACAGGCCGCCTACCGGGCCTCGGGACGGACTGCAGAGGTGCTGGACGCCGACGAGCTGGCTGGCCTGGAACCGTCGCTGCGGCCCGGACTGGCCGGCGGCCTGCACGTGCCCGGCGACGCCGTGGTGTACGCCCCGGTGGCCGCCGCCTTCCTGCTGGAGCGCAGCGGCGCCACCCTGATCCATGCGGCCGTCGTGGGGCTGGAGGACGGGGCAGTCCGTCTGGGCGACGGTTCGCGCCTGTCGGCCGAGCTGATCGTGGTCGCGGGCGGCATCGGCTCGCTGGCGCTGCTGCCGCAACTGCCGCTGCGCCAGCGCAAGGGCCACCTGCTGATCACGGAACGCGGCGGGCTGGACGTGACCCACCAACTGGTCGAGCTGGGGTACCTGAAAAGCGCCCATGCCAGCGACGCCGACAGCGTGGCCTTCAACGTGCAACCCCGCCCCACCGGGCAACTGCTGATCGGCTCCAGCCGTCAGTTCGACCAGCCCGATCCAGACCTGGACTGGCGGCTGCTGCGGCGCATGCTGGAACGCGCCCAGGCGTACCTACCAGGGGTGGCGTCTCTGTCGGCCCTGCGCGTGTGGACAGGGCAACGCTGCGCGACGCCGGATCACCTGCCCCTGATCGGCTGGCATGGCGAGCGCGCCGGAGTCTACGTGGCGACCGGGCACGAGGGCTTGGGCATCACGACCGCGCTGGGCACGGCGGAACTGCTGGCCGCGCAGGTATTCGGCACCTCCAGCGCCCTGACTGCCTTCGACTTCGGTGTGGGCCGCTTTCATGGGGCCAGGTGGCCGGAGGCCGTGCATGCCTGA
- the glgP gene encoding alpha-glucan family phosphorylase, whose product MNVIGKVTVLPQLPPVLSRLSELAYNLYWSWTPHAQALYQELAPQAWERFQHNPVRTLLDVPQSRLDEMAADPAYVARYTQVMADFDAYMTKQDTWASQHAPAMKPVAYFSMEYAYHESLPIYSGGLGVLAGDHCKSASDLGIPFTAVGMLFHQGYFTQLFDRDGWQNETYEELDLTTLPITPALTAAGEEARVVVRIGNRDVHSRIWNLNVGRIRVLLLDTNVPENSDDDRKLTARLYGGNQELRLQQYVLLGVAGIRALRVLNVPGDVYHMNEGHAALLSLERIREQVESGLDFRTALETVASSTLFTTHTPVAAGNDAFAYDLVDRYLGQWPSLLATTREDLYTLAKHEQVWDNHLVPTFSMTVFALNMSRAANGVSELHGEVSRKMWNFLYEGAEPEEVPIGHVTNGAHNLTFTSQAMRDLLSTVLPANWTERLEDEQMWTAVEALTDQQLSDVQLVMKRDMITFVRARAREQMLRNGASAADVAATDTLMSENALTIGFARRFATYKRATLLLRDRARLSRIVNDPERPVQFVFAGKAHPADNPGKAFIQEIYKVSQEPEFRGKIVILENYDMNVARHLVQGVDIWLNNPRRPLEASGTSGMKASFNGSPNFSVLDGWWREGYDGTNGWPIGEEREYADLNVQDDADAFSLYQTLEQDIVPRYYGGKAGKDSWAHTVRQAIQTCSPRFSMQRQVIDYVQKYYMPLAARGAKVASGGAAQAREIAAWKTWVRQQWPYTSISAQATLPATSQPGESVPVTAQVNAAGINLDQLRVEAVLDRNGHITRVALASQGDGTYKANVPLKDSGLYSVGVRMIPEAEGLSNDLEAGLIKWA is encoded by the coding sequence ATGAACGTCATCGGGAAAGTCACCGTGCTGCCCCAGCTGCCGCCGGTTCTGTCGCGGCTGTCCGAGCTGGCCTACAACCTCTACTGGTCCTGGACACCCCACGCCCAGGCGCTCTACCAGGAACTCGCCCCGCAGGCGTGGGAGCGCTTCCAGCACAATCCTGTGCGAACCCTGCTCGACGTTCCGCAGTCGCGACTGGACGAGATGGCCGCCGATCCTGCGTATGTCGCCCGCTACACGCAGGTCATGGCTGATTTCGACGCCTACATGACCAAACAGGACACCTGGGCCAGCCAGCACGCCCCGGCCATGAAGCCGGTGGCGTACTTTTCGATGGAGTACGCCTACCACGAGTCCCTGCCGATCTACTCCGGCGGTCTGGGTGTGCTGGCCGGCGACCACTGCAAGAGCGCGTCCGACCTGGGGATTCCCTTCACGGCCGTGGGCATGTTGTTCCACCAGGGCTACTTCACGCAGCTGTTCGACCGAGACGGCTGGCAGAACGAGACCTACGAAGAACTCGACCTGACGACCCTGCCCATCACCCCAGCCCTCACGGCCGCCGGCGAGGAAGCGCGGGTCGTGGTGCGCATCGGGAACCGCGATGTCCACTCGCGTATCTGGAACCTGAACGTGGGCCGCATCCGGGTGCTGCTGCTCGACACCAATGTTCCCGAGAACAGCGACGACGACCGCAAGCTGACCGCCCGCCTGTACGGTGGCAACCAGGAACTGAGGCTGCAGCAGTACGTGCTGCTCGGCGTGGCCGGCATCCGTGCGCTGCGCGTCCTGAACGTTCCAGGCGACGTGTACCACATGAACGAGGGGCACGCGGCCCTGCTGTCGCTGGAACGCATCCGCGAACAGGTCGAGTCCGGCCTTGACTTCCGCACGGCACTGGAAACCGTCGCCAGCAGCACGCTGTTCACCACGCACACCCCGGTCGCGGCCGGGAACGACGCCTTCGCTTACGACCTGGTCGACCGGTATTTGGGCCAATGGCCCTCGCTGCTCGCCACCACGCGCGAAGACCTGTACACCCTGGCCAAGCACGAGCAGGTGTGGGACAACCACCTGGTGCCGACCTTCTCCATGACCGTGTTCGCGCTGAACATGAGCCGCGCCGCGAACGGCGTGTCGGAACTGCACGGCGAGGTGTCGCGCAAGATGTGGAACTTCCTGTACGAGGGCGCGGAGCCGGAGGAAGTCCCGATCGGGCACGTCACGAACGGCGCGCACAACCTGACCTTCACGTCGCAGGCCATGCGCGACCTGCTCTCGACCGTGCTGCCCGCCAACTGGACGGAACGCCTGGAAGACGAGCAGATGTGGACAGCCGTGGAGGCGCTCACCGATCAGCAGCTCAGCGACGTGCAGCTGGTCATGAAGCGCGACATGATCACCTTCGTGCGTGCCCGTGCGCGCGAGCAGATGCTCCGCAACGGGGCCTCGGCCGCCGACGTGGCCGCCACCGACACCCTGATGAGCGAGAACGCCCTGACCATCGGCTTCGCGCGCCGCTTCGCCACGTACAAGCGCGCCACGCTGCTCCTCCGCGACCGCGCCCGCCTGAGCCGCATCGTGAACGACCCGGAACGCCCGGTGCAGTTCGTGTTCGCGGGCAAAGCCCACCCCGCCGACAACCCCGGCAAGGCCTTCATCCAGGAGATCTACAAGGTGTCGCAGGAACCCGAGTTCCGCGGCAAGATCGTGATCCTGGAGAATTACGACATGAACGTCGCCCGCCACCTCGTGCAGGGCGTGGACATCTGGCTGAACAACCCCCGTCGCCCGCTGGAGGCCTCCGGCACCAGCGGCATGAAGGCGTCCTTCAACGGCAGCCCCAATTTCAGCGTGCTGGACGGCTGGTGGCGCGAGGGCTACGACGGCACGAACGGCTGGCCGATCGGCGAGGAACGCGAGTACGCCGACCTGAACGTGCAGGACGACGCCGACGCCTTCAGCCTGTACCAGACGCTGGAACAGGACATCGTGCCGCGCTACTACGGCGGCAAGGCCGGCAAGGACTCCTGGGCGCACACGGTACGCCAGGCCATCCAGACGTGTTCACCGCGCTTCTCCATGCAGCGTCAGGTGATCGATTACGTGCAGAAGTACTACATGCCGCTGGCGGCCCGCGGGGCGAAGGTGGCCTCGGGCGGCGCCGCGCAGGCCCGCGAGATCGCCGCCTGGAAGACCTGGGTGCGCCAGCAGTGGCCGTACACCAGCATCAGCGCGCAGGCGACCCTCCCTGCAACCAGCCAGCCCGGCGAAAGCGTGCCGGTCACGGCGCAGGTGAACGCGGCCGGGATCAACCTCGACCAGTTGCGGGTCGAGGCCGTGCTCGACCGCAACGGTCATATCACGCGCGTGGCCCTCGCCAGCCAGGGCGACGGAACCTACAAGGCGAACGTGCCTCTGAAGGACAGCGGCCTGTACTCGGTCGGCGTGCGCATGATCCCCGAAGCCGAAGGCCTCAGCAACGACCTCGAAGCGGGCCTGATCAAGTGGGCCTGA
- a CDS encoding proline racemase family protein, with product MTAIRFVDSHTAGEPTRVILSGFPTLPGATLADQRAALAGEYAPWARRVNNEPRGNDVLVSALLVPPHDPGCAAGVIYFNNVGPLGMCGHGTIGVVATLAHLGQIAPGEHRIETPVGVVTATLHADGRVSVANVPAFRHAKDVVVEVPGIGSVRGDVAWGGNWFYLVDMQQPGLGGAAIGPERIETLTELAWTIRGALEAQGVTGRDGAVIDHIELMGHGGTAHRNFVLCPGRAYDRSPCGTGTSAKLACLAADGLLAPGEVWRQESVIGSAFEGTYTLRGGEVHPVITGQAFITASGELIVQGGDPFAWGIPG from the coding sequence ATGACCGCCATCCGGTTCGTCGATTCGCACACGGCCGGGGAACCGACGCGCGTGATCCTCTCGGGCTTTCCAACGTTGCCGGGAGCGACGCTGGCCGACCAGCGAGCCGCCCTGGCCGGTGAGTACGCGCCGTGGGCCCGGCGGGTGAACAACGAACCGCGCGGGAACGACGTGCTGGTCAGCGCCCTGCTCGTGCCGCCCCACGATCCGGGCTGCGCGGCGGGCGTGATCTACTTCAACAACGTGGGCCCGCTGGGCATGTGCGGGCACGGCACGATCGGCGTGGTGGCCACCCTGGCGCACCTGGGCCAGATCGCGCCCGGCGAGCACCGCATCGAGACGCCGGTCGGGGTGGTCACGGCCACGCTGCACGCCGACGGCCGAGTGAGCGTGGCGAACGTCCCCGCCTTCCGGCACGCGAAGGACGTGGTCGTGGAGGTGCCGGGTATCGGGAGTGTCCGGGGCGACGTCGCGTGGGGCGGCAACTGGTTCTATCTGGTGGACATGCAGCAGCCGGGCCTGGGCGGGGCGGCCATTGGCCCGGAGCGCATCGAGACCCTCACGGAGCTGGCGTGGACGATCCGGGGCGCACTGGAGGCCCAGGGCGTGACGGGCCGGGACGGCGCCGTGATCGACCACATCGAGCTCATGGGGCACGGGGGAACGGCGCACCGCAACTTCGTGCTGTGTCCGGGCCGCGCCTACGACCGCAGTCCCTGCGGCACGGGCACCAGCGCGAAGCTCGCGTGCCTGGCCGCCGACGGCCTGCTCGCCCCCGGCGAGGTCTGGCGGCAGGAAAGCGTGATCGGGAGCGCGTTCGAGGGCACATACACACTGCGAGGCGGCGAGGTTCATCCGGTCATCACCGGGCAGGCGTTCATCACGGCCAGCGGGGAACTGATCGTGCAGGGCGGCGATCCCTTCGCATGGGGCATTCCAGGATGA
- a CDS encoding AraC family transcriptional regulator: MTGLLDVLPDTVAFVKDVHGRYLYANRTLLTRLRLTRQEDLLGRLAQDVFPGGLGTTYTRQDARVLAGHDLTEHLELHLYPGGQTGWCLTTKRALNEQGRAVGLVGLSRDLTLPTAHASALAAAIARLHTGYASPLGVADLARTAGLSVSAFERQTRRVYGLTPTQLLTRVRVDAAITLLRETDQPVAQVAVECGYFDHSAFTRAFRAAVGLAPRAYRAFARRLG; encoded by the coding sequence TTGACCGGCCTGCTGGATGTCCTGCCGGATACGGTGGCCTTCGTCAAGGACGTGCATGGCCGCTACCTGTACGCCAACCGCACCCTGCTGACCCGATTGCGCCTGACCCGTCAGGAAGATCTGCTGGGCCGCCTGGCCCAGGACGTCTTTCCCGGCGGACTCGGCACAACGTATACCCGGCAGGACGCGCGCGTGCTGGCCGGACATGACCTGACCGAGCACCTGGAACTCCACCTGTACCCCGGCGGCCAGACGGGCTGGTGCCTGACCACCAAACGGGCTCTGAATGAACAGGGGAGGGCCGTGGGACTGGTGGGCCTGTCGCGCGATCTGACGCTGCCCACGGCGCATGCCAGCGCCCTGGCGGCCGCCATCGCCCGCCTGCATACCGGGTATGCGTCACCGCTGGGCGTCGCCGATCTCGCCCGGACGGCAGGCCTCAGCGTGAGCGCCTTCGAACGTCAGACGCGCAGGGTCTACGGCCTGACGCCCACGCAGCTCCTCACGCGTGTGCGGGTGGACGCCGCCATCACCCTCCTGCGCGAGACGGACCAGCCGGTCGCGCAGGTGGCGGTCGAGTGCGGGTACTTCGACCACAGCGCGTTCACCCGCGCCTTCCGCGCCGCCGTGGGCCTCGCGCCCCGGGCCTACCGGGCCTTTGCACGCCGTCTGGGCTGA